One Oryza glaberrima chromosome 11, OglaRS2, whole genome shotgun sequence genomic region harbors:
- the LOC127755488 gene encoding probable calcium-transporting ATPase 8, plasma membrane-type, whose translation MEKLDRYLQEHFDVPAKNPSEEAQRRWRQAVGTIVKNRRRRFRWVPDLDRRSLDKAKVRSTQEKIRVALYVQQAALIFSDGAKKKEFKLTEDIIKARFSINPDELALITSKHDSKALKMHGGVDGISKKVRSSFDHGICASDLDTRQNIYGVNRYAEKPSRSFWMFVWDAFQDMTLIILMVCALLSVAVGLATEGWPKGMYDGLGIILSIFLVVMVTAVSDYKQSLQFKELDNEKKKIFIHVTRDGRRQKISIYDLVVGDIVHLSIGDQVPADGLYIHGYSLLIDESSLSGESDPVYVSQDKPFILAGTKVQDGSAKMIVTAVGMRTEWGKLMSTLSEGGEDETPLQVKLNGVATIIGKIGLVFAILTFLVLLVRFLIDKGMTVGLLKWYSTDALTIVNYFATAVTIIVVAVPEGLPLAVTLSLAFAMKKLMNDKALVRHLSACETMGSAGTICTDKTGTLTTNHMVVDKIWISEVSKSVTSNTISGELNSVVSSRTLSLLLQGIFENTSAEVVKEKDGKQTVLGTPTERAILEFGLGLEGVHDAEYSACTKVKVEPFNSVKKKMAVLISLPSGTSRWFCKGASEIILQMCDMMVDGDGNAIPLSEAQRKNILDTINSFASDALRTLCLAYKEVDDDIDDNADSPTNGFTLIAIFGIKDPVRPGVKDAVKTCMSAGITVRMVTGDNINTAKAIAKECGILTEDGVAIEGPEFHSKSPEEMRDLIPNIQVMARSLPLDKHTLVTNLRGMFDEVVSVTGDGTNDAPALHEADIGLAMGIAGTEVAKESADVIVLDDNFTTIINVARWGRAVYINIQKFVQFQLTVNIVALVINFVSACITGSAPLTAVQLLWVNMIMDTLGALALATEPPNDEMMKRPPVRKGESFITKVMWRNIMGQSLYQLFVLGALMFGGESLLNIKGADSKSIINTLIFNSFVFCQVFNEINSREMQKINVFRGIISNWIFIAVIAATVAFQVVIIEFLGTFASTVPLNWQHWLLSVGLGSISLIVGVILKCIPVGSGETSATPNGYRPLANGPDDI comes from the exons ATGGAGAAGCTTGACAGGTACCTGCAGGAGCACTTCGATGTGCCGGCCAAGAACCCGTCGGAGGAGgcgcagcggcgatggcggcaaGCCGTTGGCACCATCGTcaagaaccgccgccgccgcttccgctgGGTGCCCGACCTCGACCGCCGCTCCTTGGACAAGGCCAAGGTCCGCTCCACCCAG GAAAAGATTCGGGTTGCCCTCTATGTGCAGCAGGCTGCACTCATTTTTAGTGATG GTGCCAAAAAGAAAGAGTTCAAGCTAACAGAGGATATTATTAAAGCTAGATTTTCCATCAATCCAGATGAACTAGCATTGATCACAAGCAAGCATGATTCGAAAGCTTTAAAGATGCATGGTGGGGTAGATGGGATATCTAAAAAAGTCCGTTCATCGTTTGATCATGGCATATGTGCTAGTGACTTAGATACAAGACAGAACATATATGGCGTCAACCGTTATGCAGAAAAGCCTTCAAGAAGTTTCTGGATGTTTGTTTGGGATGCATTCCAGGACATGACCCTTATAATTCTTATGGTATGTGCATTGCTATCTGTTGCAGTTGGTTTGGCAACAGAAGGATGGCCAAAGGGCATGTATGATGGCTTGGGTATAATACTCAGCATTTTCTTAGTTGTTATGGTTACTGCTGTTAGTGATTATAAGCAGTCACTCCAATTTAAGGAGCTAGacaatgaaaagaaaaagatatttATCCATGTAACCAGAGATGGGCGTCGACAAAAGATCTCTATATATGACTTGGTAGTTGGTGATATAGTTCATCTGTCAATTGGAGATCAAGTACCTGCTGATGGACTATATATACATGGGTACTCCCTTTTGATTGATGAGTCCAGCTTATCTGGTGAGAGTGACCCAGTGTATGTTTCTCAAGACAAACCATTCATCTTGGCAGGAACTAAAGTGCAAGATGGATCTGCTAAGATGATAGTAACTGCTGTCGGTATGCGCACTGAATGGGGAAAATTGATGAGCACATTgagtgagggaggagaggatgagaCACCACTGCAGGTTAAGCTAAATGGAGTTGCGACCATTATAGGAAAGATTGGACTGGTATTTGCCATATTAACATTTTTAGTTCTGCTGGTTAGATTCCTCATTGACAAAGGCATGACGGTTGGTCTGCTCAAATGGTATTCTACCGATGCATTGACTATAGTAAACTACTTTGCAACAGCGGTAACCATTATAGTTGTTGCTGTACCTGAAGGATTACCCTTGGCTGTTACTTTGAGTCTTGCATTTgcaatgaaaaagttaatgaaTGATAAAGCACTTGTTAGACATCTTTCAGCGTGCGAAACAATGGGATCTGCTGGTACCATCTGCACGGACAAAACAGGAACTTTGACTACTAACCATATGGTTGTTGACAAAATATGGATATCTGAGGTTTCAAAGTCAGTTACCAGTAACACCATTTCAGGAGAACTTAATTCTGTGGTTTCTTCTAGAACATTGAGTCTGCTTTTGCAGGGAATTTTTGAGAATACTAGCGCTGAGGTGGTCAAGGAAAAGGATGGCAAGCAAACTGTCTTAGGAACTCCAACAGAAAGAGCAATATTAGAATTTGGCTTGGGCTTGGAAGGAGTTCATGATGCTGAGTATAGTGCCTGCACCAAGGTTAAGGTTGAGCCTTTCAATTCAGTCAAGAAGAAGATGGCAGTGCTGATTTCATTACCCAGTGGCACGTCCAGATGGTTTTGCAAAGGTGCATCAGAAATTATTTTGCAGATGTGCGACATGATGGTTGATGGCGATGGAAATGCTATTCCCTTATCGGAAGCTCAGAGAAAGAACATCTTAGATACTATCAACTCATTTGCTTCAGATGCTTTAAGGACGTTGTGCCTGGCATATAAGGAAGTGGATGATGATATTGATGACAATGCAGATAGTCCAACAAATGGTTTTACTCTAATAGCCATTTTCGGTATCAAGGATCCTGTGCGCCCTGGAGTTAAGGATGCTGTTAAGACCTGTATGTCTGCTGGTATCACAGTAAGAATGGTAACTGGTGATAATATAAATACAGCTAAAGCTATAGCTAAAGAGTGTGGAATATTGACTGAAGATGGTGTAGCAATAGAAGGACCAGAATTCCATAGCAAGAGCCCAGAAGAGATGAGGGACCTGATACCGAATATTCAG GTTATGGCCCGTTCTTTACCATTGGATAAGCATACACTCGTGACAAACTTGCGAGGTATGTTTGATGAGGTGGTTTCTGTGACAGGTGATGGTACAAATGATGCTCCTGCATTACACGAAGCAGATATTGGGCTTGCTATGGGCATTGCAGGAACAGAG GTTGCCAAGGAGAGTGCAGATGTCATAGTACTTGACGACAATTTCACTACCATAATAAATGTTGCAAGATGGGGTCGTGCAGTTTATATTAACATCCAAAAGTTTGTGCAGTTTCAATTGACTGTCAATATTGTTGCTTTAGTTATCAATTTTGTCTCAGCATGCATCACAG GGAGCGCTCCTCTCACTGCTGTGCAGCTGTTGTGGGTCAATATGATCATGGATACACTGGGAGCTTTAGCACTAGCAACAGAGCCTCCAAATGATGAAATGATGAAGAGGCCACCTGTCCGAAAAGGGGAAAGTTTCATTACCAAGGTCATGTGGAGAAATATCATGGGCCAAAGTTTGTATCAGCTATTTGTACTTGGAGCTCTCATGTTTGGTGGAGAAAGCCTTCTGAACATCAAGGGTGCAGATTCCAAATCCATCATAAATACACTGATCTTCAACTCCTTCGTGTTTTGTCAG GTATTCAATGAAATAAACAGCAGAGAAATGCAGAAGATCAATGTTTTCCGTGGTATCATCAGCAATTGGATCTTCATTGCAGTCATAGCTGCAACCGTAGCATTTCAAGTGGTGATCATAGAGTTTCTTGGCACTTTCGCCAGTACTGTTCCGCTCAACTGGCAACATTGGCTGCTCAGCGTCGGCCTTGGCTCCATCAGCCTGATTGTTGGTGTCATCTTGAAGTGTATACCAGTTGGTTCAGGTGAAACCTCTGCAACTCCAAATGGATACAGGCCACTTGCCAATGGCCCTGATGACATATAG